In the Mycoplasmoides gallisepticum genome, one interval contains:
- the dnaX gene encoding DNA polymerase III subunit gamma/tau — translation MINFYQKYRPTNLSSIIGQSHITNILLKASAHDQLATAYIFQGSRGIGKTSISKILAKAYNCLNKKDGDVCNQCSACELINENKSQDIYELDAATNNGVDEIRKIIDAINYAPMNLSKKVYILDEAHMLSNGAWNALLKTLEEPPKHVVFIFATTEFHKIPLTVVSRCQSFNFKKLDKDDLVDVLKNVVKQEKIKIEDSAIDKIADFASGSARDGLSILQQLAYDKNKKITVEKINETFGLINLEIKLEFLELINQHDLEKFVKLLNEIEAKGTNFVLFIQDLLAILIDLLVYQKVKSSSLLKVLDEEQVKAINLKNIKLLSLSEKINGLLSTRVSQTNIKESLLLAVFDYLEQNPQPVVGNNVEVVIKPKTKTTEQIQEKEEAKPQVEIKQKNENEKVVKVEQPNEQLKAKKVRSLPSEETESSTKSTTNDQLDLSLDPTKAKDYLKAIIFSVWKNSKLINKELQKNFLNAQEKFKKGDNKEDSFYENVDLYLTGSKVLTVTDKAAIVLLEDENVAELLNEQNYNNSKVHTINHIFDKEIYVFAVTKEVMKPIFEQTQKIKDLDIINYYNDLYQSLDVDKLRAIKKQKTQAEILSELLDK, via the coding sequence ATGATAAATTTTTATCAAAAATACCGGCCAACTAATTTATCAAGTATTATTGGTCAATCTCATATTACCAACATCTTATTAAAAGCGAGTGCTCATGATCAATTAGCTACTGCTTATATCTTTCAAGGTTCTAGAGGAATAGGTAAGACATCGATTTCTAAAATCTTAGCTAAAGCTTATAACTGCTTAAATAAGAAAGATGGAGATGTATGTAATCAGTGTTCTGCTTGTGAATTAATTAATGAAAATAAATCTCAGGATATTTATGAATTAGATGCTGCTACTAATAACGGTGTTGATGAGATTAGAAAGATCATTGATGCAATCAATTATGCCCCAATGAATTTATCTAAGAAGGTCTACATCTTAGATGAAGCACATATGTTAAGTAATGGAGCTTGGAATGCTTTATTAAAAACATTAGAAGAGCCACCTAAACATGTTGTATTTATCTTTGCGACAACAGAGTTTCATAAGATCCCATTAACAGTAGTTTCGCGTTGTCAAAGTTTTAATTTTAAAAAACTAGATAAAGATGATCTTGTTGATGTTTTAAAAAATGTTGTTAAGCAAGAAAAGATTAAGATTGAAGATTCAGCGATTGATAAGATTGCTGATTTTGCTTCTGGGTCGGCTCGTGATGGGTTAAGTATTTTGCAACAACTAGCTTATGACAAAAATAAAAAGATCACGGTTGAAAAGATTAATGAAACGTTTGGTTTAATTAATCTAGAAATCAAGTTAGAGTTTTTAGAGTTAATTAATCAGCACGATCTTGAAAAGTTTGTTAAGCTTTTAAATGAGATTGAAGCTAAAGGAACTAATTTTGTTTTATTTATTCAAGATCTATTAGCGATCTTGATTGATCTCTTAGTTTATCAAAAGGTCAAAAGTTCTAGCTTACTAAAAGTTTTAGACGAAGAACAAGTTAAAGCAATTAATTTAAAAAATATTAAGCTTTTAAGCTTATCTGAAAAGATTAATGGGTTATTATCAACAAGGGTTTCGCAAACTAACATTAAAGAAAGTTTATTATTAGCTGTATTTGATTATTTAGAACAAAATCCCCAACCTGTTGTAGGTAATAATGTTGAAGTTGTAATTAAACCAAAAACTAAAACAACTGAGCAAATACAAGAAAAAGAAGAAGCTAAACCACAAGTAGAAATTAAACAGAAAAACGAAAACGAAAAAGTGGTTAAAGTTGAGCAACCTAATGAACAACTAAAAGCCAAAAAAGTAAGAAGCTTACCTTCTGAAGAAACCGAGAGTTCAACTAAATCAACAACTAACGATCAACTTGATCTTAGTTTAGATCCAACTAAAGCAAAAGATTATTTAAAGGCAATAATTTTCAGTGTTTGAAAAAACAGCAAGTTAATTAATAAGGAATTACAAAAAAACTTCTTAAACGCTCAAGAGAAATTTAAAAAGGGCGATAATAAAGAAGATTCCTTTTATGAAAATGTTGATCTATATTTAACTGGATCAAAAGTCTTGACGGTAACTGATAAAGCCGCGATAGTTCTTCTTGAAGATGAAAACGTCGCTGAACTACTCAACGAACAAAACTATAACAATAGTAAAGTTCATACTATTAACCATATCTTTGATAAAGAAATCTATGTGTTTGCAGTAACAAAAGAGGTAATGAAACCAATTTTTGAGCAAACACAAAAGATAAAAGATTTAGATATAATA
- the ruvB gene encoding Holliday junction branch migration DNA helicase RuvB: protein MKLARPNNFDEFIGKNELKQKLLTFINASISQNKALDHVLFYGPPGVGKTSLAQIIANELKSKIKILQASQIQKPADLLNAFSLLSKNDVLFIDEIHSLSPTIMELLFPIMEDYVVDILIGKEFNSKFTRMKLPPFTLIGATTMYGRIIDPLEERFGILLQLDYYQDDEIFEIIRSINAKEKIKLTKDEMVQIAEHSKGTPRNALRIYKRVMDFKLFDQEITIKSILEKLNIYQYGLSNLDLEYLKSFDDNPKLYLGLKSLSLISGIDCFTIESKIEPYLLKMNLIKKTSKGRQITQKAIQYFKDN, encoded by the coding sequence GTGAAGTTAGCTAGACCAAATAATTTCGATGAGTTTATTGGTAAAAATGAATTAAAACAAAAGTTATTAACTTTTATTAATGCCTCAATTAGCCAGAATAAAGCATTAGACCATGTGTTATTTTATGGACCACCAGGTGTTGGCAAAACATCGTTGGCACAGATTATTGCTAATGAATTAAAATCAAAAATCAAGATCTTGCAAGCATCGCAAATTCAAAAACCAGCAGATCTATTAAATGCTTTTTCATTACTATCCAAAAACGACGTTTTGTTTATTGATGAAATCCATTCGTTATCACCCACAATTATGGAACTATTATTTCCAATTATGGAAGATTACGTTGTTGATATTTTGATCGGTAAAGAATTTAATTCTAAATTTACTAGAATGAAATTACCACCGTTCACATTAATTGGTGCAACGACAATGTATGGCAGGATCATCGATCCGTTAGAAGAGCGGTTTGGAATCTTATTACAACTTGATTATTATCAAGATGATGAGATCTTTGAGATCATCAGATCAATTAATGCTAAAGAAAAGATTAAGTTAACCAAGGATGAGATGGTGCAGATAGCAGAACATTCTAAAGGAACACCACGTAATGCTTTAAGAATTTATAAACGGGTGATGGATTTTAAGTTATTTGATCAAGAGATTACGATTAAATCAATCCTTGAAAAATTAAATATCTATCAGTATGGTTTATCAAATCTAGATCTGGAATACCTTAAATCGTTTGATGATAATCCCAAACTTTATCTTGGTTTGAAATCACTTTCACTAATAAGTGGAATTGATTGTTTTACAATTGAATCAAAGATCGAGCCTTATTTACTCAAGATGAACTTGATTAAGAAAACCTCAAAGGGTCGACAGATAACACAAAAGGCAATCCAATATTTTAAAGATAATTAG
- the ruvA gene encoding Holliday junction branch migration protein RuvA: protein MTNTKMLFVANNWGYWVNVKPNSGFSRTDNNVLVFLHELTFLAQNNAINKELYAFKSLKEKEWFKALLTINGIGPKTAMNVMVNKQEEVLTLIKNNDLNGLLRLENINKKVATMLLASDIASKHYLKNQIVVSDKVEPQIDDDEKIDDSKDLNDDELLSEIVIEAIDCLISLGYKQEQIKTALAEIDLKNESINDSADLVAVIIKQIGLRTSEVS, encoded by the coding sequence GTGACAAACACAAAGATGTTGTTTGTTGCCAATAACTGAGGTTATTGGGTAAATGTAAAACCAAATAGTGGTTTTAGTCGCACTGACAATAATGTTCTTGTTTTCTTACACGAACTAACCTTTTTAGCACAGAACAATGCTATTAATAAAGAACTATATGCTTTTAAGAGTTTAAAAGAAAAAGAATGGTTCAAGGCACTGTTAACGATCAATGGCATTGGCCCTAAAACAGCCATGAACGTAATGGTAAATAAACAAGAAGAGGTACTAACCTTAATTAAAAACAATGACTTAAACGGCTTGTTAAGATTAGAAAACATTAATAAGAAAGTTGCCACAATGTTGTTAGCTTCAGATATTGCTAGTAAGCACTATCTGAAGAACCAAATTGTTGTTAGCGATAAAGTTGAACCACAAATAGATGACGATGAGAAAATTGATGATAGCAAAGACCTAAATGATGATGAATTATTATCAGAGATCGTGATTGAAGCAATTGATTGTTTAATCAGTCTAGGATATAAACAAGAGCAAATAAAAACGGCGTTAGCTGAAATTGATTTAAAAAACGAATCAATTAATGATTCGGCTGATCTTGTGGCAGTAATCATTAAACAAATAGGCTTAAGAACAAGTGAAGTTAGCTAG